TCCTCGGTGAGCGGGTCGTCGCCGTCGTCCCCGCCACCCCTCGTGAGCAACACGACGCCGACGACGGCGACCAGCACCACAGCCAGGCCGCCGGCGATCGGGCCGGCCGGGCGGCGCCGGGAGCGTGGCGCCATGCGGCGAGGCGGCGGCTCCGTCCCGAACATCTGCTCGCCGTCGGTGCGGGGTCGGAGCAGCACCGGTCGCTCGGGTGGCTGCTCCT
This region of Acidimicrobiales bacterium genomic DNA includes:
- a CDS encoding DUF2510 domain-containing protein, translated to MDPSAPGWYPDPYGRHERRYWSGVRWSRHVEDRGYRAQEQPPERPVLLRPRTDGEQMFGTEPPPRRMAPRSRRRPAGPIAGGLAVVLVAVVGVVLLTRGGGDDGDDPLTE